A single window of Fervidicoccus fontis Kam940 DNA harbors:
- a CDS encoding NADH-quinone oxidoreductase subunit J family protein — protein sequence MSVLNELPTIAYLVSFISLGLISIVLSLLIIKTKTLVYNAFILAGIALSVSALIAMLGFQVIAAIQIIVYVGAAVLFFIISLSMIGESKAESVDPAIPAVIGIVSFVVFYLVIYTVSSSMPAQPSPTILNGSDLSSYLLNEFAFPLIIASCGIIIASAFSIYLSKSIKRGGRKQ from the coding sequence ATGAGCGTGTTGAATGAACTTCCTACTATTGCATATTTGGTTTCATTCATCTCACTTGGCTTAATTTCAATAGTCCTTTCGCTGCTCATTATCAAGACTAAGACTTTAGTCTACAATGCCTTCATATTGGCGGGAATAGCGCTCTCCGTTTCAGCTCTTATTGCTATGCTCGGATTTCAGGTCATCGCAGCAATTCAGATAATTGTTTACGTGGGAGCGGCAGTTCTCTTCTTCATCATTTCTCTTTCCATGATTGGAGAAAGCAAAGCAGAGAGCGTAGATCCAGCCATTCCAGCAGTCATCGGCATTGTTTCATTCGTCGTCTTTTACCTTGTAATATATACTGTTTCAAGCTCTATGCCGGCTCAGCCTTCGCCGACAATATTAAATGGAAGCGATTTATCTTCATATCTTCTTAACGAATTTGCGTTTCCGCTCATAATCGCTTCATGCGGAATAATCATCGCTTCAGCATTCTCAATTTATTTATCAAAAAGTATCAAGAGAGGTGGAAGGAAACAATGA
- a CDS encoding NADH-quinone oxidoreductase subunit NuoK, translating to MIDIIMDVYKLVIAALLATGLTVILSSKSLVRMLIGAEVMFNGALLYLTYIASLVPVQGAVYSFFAIIIASSELLIAVSIVILYYRTHKTLEINVEQSEEEGR from the coding sequence ATGATCGATATAATTATGGATGTATATAAGTTGGTGATTGCCGCCCTACTGGCGACAGGGCTCACAGTCATTCTCTCTTCTAAATCCCTAGTGAGGATGCTCATCGGAGCGGAGGTCATGTTTAACGGCGCCCTACTTTATTTAACCTACATTGCTTCGCTCGTCCCCGTTCAGGGCGCGGTGTATTCGTTCTTCGCGATCATTATAGCATCAAGCGAGCTTTTAATCGCTGTATCGATCGTCATTCTATACTACAGAACCCACAAAACTTTAGAAATAAATGTTGAGCAGAGCGAGGAGGAGGGGAGGTAG
- a CDS encoding complex I subunit 5 family protein, with protein MIQNLHLILLSVVLPIVLLALMVKLTKSEKGVYSSTISMYVLATILSLVPVALNGFTSTYYDGSFLSANYIGVFDFQVNIITYPIAITVLVLSMLTAYYSYPYMTGRLRAEGRETKTELSIFYFLLFMFTLSIYASILSTNLLEFYLFLEISLITSFILVNNYGYNDKRKVSLIYLVWTHVGAVLFLVGSLILGIYAATFDVYSGYASLKNIAQYIPSSVLAWSFYLIMIGLLVKSASFGFHLWLPYAYAEAPTPVSMAMSALFTGIAPYAIFRFVIPVFPSMFASFSKYLALWAAVSMIYGGLNALYESDFRRFLSYSSISQMGYLLLAVSTNSIYGYVGLLLHYISHAFGKELLFGSSGSMMLSLDGARDMRKMGGFSKVMPITANMALIGFFSISGMPPTIGFWSELFILRGAVDAFWEMGEFGATVLALIFIGFSLTIAYSFYNYKRVFHGPYLNEKRDVRENMTIVLSLIIVSLLAILMFIIAPAYSNALITFIGGVSAQ; from the coding sequence ATGATTCAGAACTTGCATTTGATTCTTTTATCTGTAGTCTTGCCTATAGTTTTGCTCGCATTAATGGTAAAGCTCACAAAGAGCGAAAAAGGAGTCTACTCTAGCACTATTTCAATGTACGTGCTAGCGACAATTCTCTCACTCGTACCTGTAGCTTTAAATGGGTTCACGAGCACTTATTATGATGGCTCATTTCTGAGCGCTAACTATATTGGGGTATTTGACTTTCAGGTAAATATTATCACTTATCCGATTGCAATTACCGTTCTTGTGCTTTCGATGTTAACTGCCTATTATTCCTACCCATACATGACAGGCAGGCTCAGAGCTGAAGGGAGAGAGACGAAGACAGAGCTGTCTATATTCTACTTCCTACTCTTCATGTTCACTTTGTCAATATATGCATCTATACTCTCAACAAACCTCTTGGAATTTTACCTATTTTTAGAGATCTCCTTGATCACAAGCTTTATACTCGTTAACAATTACGGATATAACGACAAAAGAAAGGTCTCACTAATTTACCTCGTGTGGACTCACGTTGGGGCAGTTCTCTTCCTAGTTGGCTCGTTAATTTTGGGGATTTATGCGGCGACGTTTGATGTATATTCGGGATATGCAAGCCTCAAAAATATTGCACAATATATTCCATCATCTGTACTGGCATGGTCCTTCTACTTAATAATGATAGGTCTTTTGGTTAAGTCTGCTTCCTTCGGCTTCCACCTTTGGCTTCCGTATGCATATGCAGAGGCACCTACTCCAGTAAGCATGGCGATGTCTGCTTTATTTACAGGCATCGCGCCTTATGCGATATTCAGGTTCGTCATTCCTGTGTTCCCAAGCATGTTTGCTAGCTTCAGCAAGTATCTCGCGTTATGGGCTGCTGTATCCATGATTTACGGAGGTCTGAATGCTCTTTACGAGAGCGATTTTAGGAGATTTCTCTCATACAGCAGCATATCGCAGATGGGATACCTCCTTTTGGCAGTTTCGACAAATAGCATATATGGCTACGTGGGACTGCTGCTTCACTACATATCTCACGCGTTTGGAAAGGAGCTCTTGTTCGGAAGCTCTGGTTCCATGATGCTGAGCCTCGATGGTGCAAGAGATATGAGGAAGATGGGAGGATTTTCGAAGGTGATGCCGATTACTGCAAATATGGCGCTTATAGGCTTTTTCAGCATAAGCGGAATGCCCCCTACTATTGGATTTTGGAGCGAGCTCTTTATACTGAGGGGCGCTGTCGACGCATTTTGGGAGATGGGAGAATTTGGCGCAACAGTACTCGCATTGATATTCATAGGCTTTTCCCTCACAATAGCTTATTCTTTCTACAATTACAAAAGGGTCTTCCACGGTCCATATTTGAATGAAAAGAGGGATGTAAGAGAGAACATGACCATAGTTCTTTCTCTAATAATTGTGTCATTGCTAGCAATTCTCATGTTCATAATTGCTCCGGCATATTCCAATGCATTAATAACTTTCATAGGAGGGGTGAGCGCACAATGA
- a CDS encoding NADH-quinone oxidoreductase subunit L, translated as MILSQLYFLAVLQIFIFASVIAMLSYSKRFEKVNSSLSIISLTISFLASLALLVDILANRESKVVSLASYPFIGFSLSFIYDPLSVIMMALVSFLSLLIAIYSTNYMKGDEGYNRYFVYFTFFVGSMMTVVSANNLILLFFGWEGTGLASYALIGHWRNDEEERMVGEPNRYVKNTPMFSYPSMSALRAILFTRVPDILMLIAIFILYLYGGSFEINVLMNKAPHILSSLYTSGILGLTMFMLSMGSLAKSAQFPLHEWLVTAMTGPTPVSALIHAATMVKAGVYFMLRISPLFIYGSSELISLGAPNSAGVLSAVHAFYYAIFLIGAVTAFALGSMALVAREAKLILAYSTASQLGYMFAGIGAAAFSSEPSIILTFVLAHLIAHAVFKAGLFLGAGTFIHEGGSRFIDEWPNLYRLKGSMSMMWLLVLSLAGIPPFLGFWTKDALVEGYLSTGLYIPVILLMTTILFTAFYSTRFLLYNYKFNKGSREVEEPPAYVLSTYSILALLSILLGIAWPFIVRGFSTFVTASFSAISSSYSIEIGLPMYVSLTIVVIALLLSLSAYLFNAINSKKVVEKIGPIEGFLSDRWYINVIYHNFGLLVAIIGKAIYRFFEKPYDKLMDVLVPAAGGKISVAFRKLHTGGLYLYIFYFILGALILLLISILW; from the coding sequence ATGATTCTGAGCCAGTTGTACTTCCTCGCGGTTCTTCAAATCTTCATTTTTGCATCAGTAATAGCTATGCTTTCATATAGTAAAAGATTTGAAAAGGTAAATTCATCTCTCAGCATTATTTCACTAACTATATCATTTTTAGCATCTCTTGCATTGCTTGTTGATATATTGGCGAATAGGGAAAGCAAAGTGGTTTCTTTGGCCAGCTATCCATTCATTGGTTTTTCGCTTTCATTCATATATGATCCGCTTTCAGTAATAATGATGGCTCTAGTATCATTCCTCTCTCTGCTCATAGCTATATACAGCACAAATTACATGAAGGGGGATGAGGGCTACAACAGGTACTTCGTGTACTTTACCTTCTTTGTTGGGAGCATGATGACGGTGGTATCTGCGAATAACCTCATCCTTCTATTCTTCGGATGGGAAGGCACGGGGCTGGCAAGCTACGCTTTGATCGGTCATTGGAGGAACGATGAAGAAGAGAGAATGGTGGGGGAGCCAAACAGATATGTTAAAAACACCCCCATGTTCTCTTATCCGAGCATGAGCGCACTGAGGGCTATACTCTTTACAAGAGTTCCCGACATTCTGATGCTTATTGCCATATTCATTTTGTATTTGTATGGAGGTAGCTTTGAAATCAACGTCCTCATGAACAAGGCACCACACATATTATCATCTCTCTACACAAGCGGGATCCTCGGTCTTACTATGTTCATGCTCAGCATGGGGTCATTAGCTAAGAGCGCCCAATTCCCGCTTCACGAGTGGCTCGTAACAGCAATGACAGGCCCCACGCCAGTGAGCGCTCTAATACACGCAGCTACAATGGTCAAGGCGGGAGTCTACTTTATGCTGAGGATATCACCACTCTTCATCTATGGTTCTTCAGAGCTCATCTCGCTCGGTGCCCCCAATTCAGCGGGAGTCCTCTCTGCAGTACACGCTTTTTACTATGCAATCTTCTTAATAGGTGCTGTTACGGCTTTCGCTTTAGGTAGCATGGCTCTCGTCGCAAGGGAAGCAAAGCTGATTCTAGCTTACTCAACTGCCAGCCAATTGGGATACATGTTTGCAGGAATTGGCGCAGCAGCTTTTTCCTCTGAGCCTTCAATAATTCTGACCTTTGTGCTAGCTCACCTAATCGCGCATGCAGTATTTAAGGCAGGACTGTTCTTAGGAGCTGGGACATTTATACATGAGGGAGGAAGCAGATTCATCGACGAATGGCCTAACCTATATAGGCTAAAAGGGTCGATGTCGATGATGTGGCTATTGGTGCTTTCTCTTGCGGGCATACCCCCATTCTTGGGATTCTGGACGAAAGACGCTTTAGTTGAGGGATATCTATCCACGGGACTTTACATTCCAGTTATACTACTCATGACAACAATACTTTTTACAGCATTCTACAGCACAAGGTTCCTTCTATACAACTATAAATTTAATAAGGGAAGCAGGGAAGTGGAGGAGCCGCCAGCATATGTTCTCTCTACATATTCGATACTAGCGCTTCTGTCAATACTTCTGGGAATTGCCTGGCCATTTATCGTTAGAGGCTTCTCCACCTTTGTTACAGCTTCATTTTCAGCGATAAGCTCCTCTTATTCTATTGAGATTGGGCTTCCAATGTATGTATCGCTGACGATAGTAGTTATTGCTCTTCTGCTGTCGCTCTCCGCATATTTATTCAATGCCATAAATTCGAAGAAGGTTGTTGAGAAAATAGGCCCAATAGAAGGCTTCCTCAGCGACAGGTGGTATATTAATGTAATTTACCACAATTTCGGTCTTCTTGTCGCTATTATCGGAAAGGCTATATACAGATTCTTTGAGAAGCCATACGACAAGCTGATGGACGTTCTAGTACCTGCAGCAGGCGGAAAAATAAGCGTTGCCTTCAGGAAGCTCCATACGGGAGGGCTGTATCTCTATATTTTTTATTTCATATTAGGAGCTTTAATATTATTATTAATAAGCATACTGTGGTGA
- a CDS encoding NADH-quinone oxidoreductase subunit N, which translates to MLSSESLFLITIAIGFIGALSPLILSYSYKEKSYFGVLTALSSAYLFVQIILLSMLVFKVINVGYSLILGGKILLDGFAAIPSVFIAFIALVVLLAYASMADDLERYSIFTSVLFLGELGSILISESSSISMFLSSWILIVISSYIAIASEKSKLSSDAALKYSLMGVVSTAFIVLWLGSGIYFGGDEIYGGVYPLTSKLAMIAIVMLTAGIGFKLGIFPFQWWMVDVYSFADGKSVSLITGVIKVGVIFAFTRMLYYTFYLSPSSVALLMISILSILTMTFGNFAAFTSKVFPRILAYSSIAQIGYIMVGMVGLLNGAITGNQTLVLFSSAAIAVQGLSYALSKSLSFLVSGRYGSMVELSQLKGLYRRDPVVAFSIIVAMLNLLGLPPLLGFWGKVYLFQAGLTYSIWLVVIAIINSGISSFYYGRIIAEIFSSSEQQGEDMKLKAMRTYVIVLAILLIVLGLGLIQAMFSYMGIHYF; encoded by the coding sequence ATGCTGTCCAGTGAAAGTTTATTTTTAATAACAATTGCTATAGGCTTTATAGGAGCTTTATCTCCATTAATTTTGAGCTACTCCTATAAGGAAAAAAGCTATTTCGGTGTTTTAACCGCTCTTTCGTCCGCATATTTGTTCGTTCAAATAATTCTGCTCTCCATGCTTGTATTCAAAGTAATAAATGTCGGCTATTCCCTGATTCTTGGAGGAAAGATTTTGCTTGACGGATTTGCAGCCATACCTTCGGTATTTATAGCGTTTATTGCCCTGGTTGTGCTCCTCGCGTACGCTTCAATGGCAGATGACTTGGAAAGGTATTCTATATTCACATCTGTGCTCTTCCTCGGCGAACTGGGATCAATTCTCATATCAGAATCATCGAGCATAAGCATGTTCCTTTCCTCATGGATACTCATCGTCATATCATCATACATTGCTATAGCGAGCGAAAAAAGCAAGCTGAGCTCTGATGCTGCTCTCAAGTACTCTCTCATGGGTGTAGTCTCCACCGCATTTATAGTTTTATGGCTGGGCAGCGGGATTTACTTCGGAGGAGATGAAATATATGGAGGAGTGTACCCCCTAACGAGCAAGCTCGCGATGATCGCAATAGTTATGCTGACTGCAGGGATAGGGTTTAAGCTGGGGATATTTCCATTCCAGTGGTGGATGGTTGATGTATATTCATTTGCCGATGGGAAGTCAGTTTCCCTCATAACTGGAGTGATAAAAGTAGGAGTAATTTTTGCGTTTACCAGGATGCTCTACTACACTTTCTACCTTTCCCCATCAAGCGTTGCTCTTCTCATGATTTCGATCTTAAGCATACTTACAATGACTTTTGGGAACTTTGCAGCATTTACTTCGAAAGTATTTCCGAGGATACTTGCATACAGTAGCATAGCGCAAATAGGATACATAATGGTAGGAATGGTCGGACTTCTAAACGGTGCAATTACCGGCAACCAAACTTTAGTGCTCTTCTCTTCTGCAGCTATAGCTGTTCAGGGTTTGAGCTACGCACTTTCAAAGTCTTTAAGCTTTTTAGTTTCCGGCAGATACGGTTCTATGGTGGAGCTTTCACAGCTTAAGGGTTTGTACAGAAGAGACCCTGTTGTCGCGTTCTCAATTATAGTTGCAATGCTCAACCTATTAGGCCTCCCGCCTCTCTTGGGATTTTGGGGAAAGGTTTATCTATTTCAGGCAGGACTAACCTATAGCATATGGCTTGTAGTAATTGCCATAATTAACAGCGGAATATCAAGCTTTTACTACGGAAGAATAATAGCCGAGATATTC